The genomic region TCCAAATAAAGTACCATAAGTCTAACATTCAAAACTAGAATTCAGGAATAACCACTACAAGTTAATAATTTTAGGGTTAGAAATCTACTGATAGATTTGctacttaggttttagttataggccatgtagtgggtttggtaatgggtgattttaatacttggaataaattttgaaaataatttagaGTTTACcacaataaaagttatatatgtattaaatataaaaataatggcaaattggatttaaacaatcccaacttgctcaatttggccaataataatctcaactcagttattggccaataataatccgaactggtccacttttcgccaataatagtccgccgttaaaaatagcttaacagagttaagctttttttcggattacaaaccaatgttttatgcattttgatcagaacgaggatacgagttgattgatataaaatttacctcgaaatactgtcccaaacgacgaaaacggtgcttcaattcgggtgtttaaacttccaattaaaaaaatcaagtcgtttgaagcaccgtttcgaggtaagttttacataaatcgaatcgtatcctcgttctgatcaaaatccataaaacatcggtttgtaattcggaaaaaaagcttaactccgttaaactatttttaacggcggactattatcggccaaaagtggaccagttcggattattatcggccaaaagtggaccagttcggattattatcggccaataactgacttgaaattattatcggccaaattgagcaagttgggattatttaaatccaatatgcctaaataaaatatataatttttattcgaatttcgaatcgaatcgaatttgaaattataaattcgtattcgatccatattcgatttacttgactcgaattgaatcgaatttcgaatttttcgaattccaAAAAAATTCTAAACACTCCTACAGTAGACTTCATACTAAGACTTGTCATATTTTATCATCTTGAAAGAACATTTTGGAGTTTATTAAGAAAACTTTATGCACCATAACATGAAATTGAAAAAAGAGAAACCCTAATTAGTTGTTTAGAACCTTAAAATTCGGGTAGATTTATAATTGTCAACTTGTGAACCAGTTAGTTTCATCCTAGACTCATGTTTATCCCAAGAAATTGATTCATGTAGGAAATTAGGATACAAAAAAAGGTTTACATAGTTAATTGTGTGAGTTTGCATGTTACcagttgttttttttatattttgatttGGTGTAGACGGAGTACTTTAAACAAAGAAAGATCAAACAGTTACGCCATTCTGGAAGAAGGATCTGATCCCTGGTATATATTGTTACATTTTTTATTGTATAACCATACACACTAAtattattgttaaaatatatAGAACTCTTATATTTTTCTTTCAATTCAATTCTTTTATATCTCTAATACTATCCTTTCCTTTTTTTCTTTGTCCTTTTTTGTAAGGTTCTTGGGCTATACATTTGGGCTCTCGGCTGGTCTGCTTTTGGGCTTGTTCTCTAGGGTTCGCCCCTTTAAAGTTCCTCCGCTTATTTCCTTCTCGATCATCCCAAAAAACCAAAAGGTCGCAGCCCTCTTCACTTGCTCTCTAGAACACTGTCTCAAGCATTGGATTGTTCCTGCTGTTCGAGTGCCCTTTGTGTTGCTGCTTTATAGCAGAATCATTAGTTCGTGTCGCTGCTACTGACCGTATTATAGCAGAATCATCAGTTGATGATCTGCGCTGTTTTTAGTTGTTTGTAAACGGTTGTTTTACCGTTGTTCATTTGCTGTTTGCATAAATCTTGTACCTCTTGATTTAGTTTATAAAAGAAAGGCTGCTTttcacatggtatcagagccaatcgGCTCTCTGGTACTCGTCACTTTCCGCTGCTGCTACTATTGAACGAACAGATCCGTTCGGATCTAGGGTTGTGGTTAAAGGTCTAAGGAATCTTGGTGGTACTTCGAATCCGCCGATTCCTGATCATCTGGCTGAAGATACATCTGGTTAAAGCCTGAAACCCTAAATCTAGGGTTCGGAACAGTTGTGGTTGGGTGTTCTCTAGTTCGCTGTTTGGCTTGTGACCGGCTGAAAGATTGAAACTCTTTCTATGGTTTCTGTTCGTGCTTCTGAAAGGGCTCTTGTTGGTCTCTGTTACAGAGCAAACCAACCGAGTTTTGTCACTGGTCCTCTTTGCTTGAAATTAGACTTGTAACCTTAAGTGAAGGTTACAAGTGTGATTTTTTGGAGTTTAACGCACCCACTGTGAGATTGTTCTATCTCtgtctttttattttttgtttccTGCATCACTGAGTCTGTGTCTAGGCATCCCCTGTTTACCGGACTAGTCGGGCCGACACTTGATCGTGTCTTATTTGCTTATCTATTGCATTTGTTTAGTTTGTGTGTCAAAGCTCCCTGAATATCGTCTGCGGAGGCACCATTGAGTGACGAACCTCTGATCGGACCTCTGTTCAGGCTTCGCTGTCATCTGTGTTTTTATTTACACTATCTGTTCTTGCTTTGCCTGGTTTTTGTTTTTAggtaactgttttttttttcctgtGTTATCAATATGTCTGGTGATGATAACTCTGTTATAACATCTCCTAGTGCTACCTTGATTAGCAAAATAGATGCTGGTGATCCTCTGTTTCTTCACCCTAGTGACTCTGCCAATTTATCTATAGTCAGTGTAAAACTCAAAGGGTCAGAAAACTATAGGATCTGGTCTAATGCCATGTATCTTGCCTTACAAGTAAAAAATAAGATAGGGTATGTTAGAAGGTTCTTGCCTTAGGTCTAAAACTGATGAGGTTTTGGGTAGACAATGGGATAGCTGCAATTCTATTGTGCTTACTTGGATTCTTAACTCCGTATCTGAGGAATTATATCTTGGTCTTGTTTATTAAATTGCTTCAGATGTGTGGAAAGATTTAAAGGATACTTATGATAAGATAGATGGGTCTGTTATGTTTAATCTGTATCAAAAGATTAACTCCTTTAGTCAAAATGGCATGCCtgtttctgaatattatcataagTTAAATTGTATGTGGAAACAATTAGATCAGTTACTTGCTTTGCCTGCCTGTTCTTGTGATGCATCAAAACAATTTAATGACTTTAATCATCTTATTAAGCTTATGCAGTTCCTAATAGGTCTTGATAGTTCCTACCAGTCTGTGAGAACAAATTTATTAACTAGATAAACTCTTCCTTCTGTGAAGGATGCTTTTTCAGTCATCATGAGAGAAGAATCTCACCTTCACACTAAAAATATTTGTGATAAAACTCCTAATAACCCTGTTGGTTTTTCTGTTAAAACTGGTCAAGTTATTGATTCAAGAAAAAAGAATAACAgaactcttaaccctaacctcaaATGTTCTCATTGTAATAAGACTGGACACACTATTGAGAAGTGTTTTGAACTTGTTGGGTATCCCTCTTGGATGAAGTCAAAACCTGGTGGGAACAAGGGTAACAGGGTTAGTAATAATGTCACAATACTGATCCATCTTCTGTTATGAGCTCTCTAACCAATGATCAGGTAGCTCAATTGCTTAGTCTCTTGAAAGATAAACCTAAGGGTGACACTCAGAATAACAACTTTGCTGGTATGTGTGCAAATTCTATATGCCTGGATAGCTTTATTACATCCAAACCCACTTGTGACTTTAAACCTATCTATTGTTTTTCAAACTTTATTAATAACGGGGAAAAGGTTGGGTGGATAATAGACTCTGGTGCTAATCAGCATATGGTTATGACTAATGAGTGTCTTATAAATCAAAAGGATGTCACTGAATTCAACATAAAAGTCAAACACCCTAGTGGCACAAGTGCTTTAGTAACTAAGATTTGTGATATAAAATTGAGTGACAAGGTCATTCTCTATGATGTGTTCGTTGTTCCCAATTATTGTGTTAACTTAATCTCTGTTCATAAACTTGCTAGAGATTGTAAGCTTACCCTTTCTTTTGATGAACATAACTGTTATATTCAGGATTCTCATCTAAAGAAAGTCCTGGTGACTGGTAATCAGTTTGATGGTCTTTATTTCTGTGGTAGTTCTTCTGTTTCGAATAAGTTGTGTAATGCTAGTTGTGATGTTAATCTATGGCATGCTAGGTTAGGACATCCTGCTCAACCTGTTCTGCATGTTTTAAGGaataaattaaatattaaaactaGCTCTAAGTTAGCACCTTGTGAAACCTATCATAGGGCTAAAAAAACATAGGGAACCATTTCCCTTAAGTGACCACAAGTCAAAATCTTTAGGTGCTCTTGTTCATCTAGACGTTTGGGCTCCCTATAGAGTTCCAAGTATGGACGGTTTTAGATATTTTCTTACTATTGTGGATGACTTCACTAGAGCAGTGTGGGTATATCTCATGAAGTCAAAGGATGAAGTTTTTTAccatattaaaggttttcataaTATGCTAAAAACACAGTTTAGTAAACTTGTTAAAATATTCAGGAGTGACAACGGAACAGAATTCATTAATAAACAAATGAATAACTTTTTCTATGAAAATGGTATCCTACATCAGACTTCATGTGTTCATACCCCACAACAAAATGGGGTCGTTGAAAGAAAACATAGACATCTATTAAATGTAGCTAGAACATTACTGTTTCAAGGAGGTTTTCCTCTCAAATTTTGGTCTGAATGTGTTCTAACTGCTGCTTATTTGATTAACAGGACCCGTTCGTCTGTTTTAAATGGGAAGTCTCCGTATGATCTAGTGTTTGGTTTTGCCCATGTTTTAAGTCAACTTAGGGTAGTAGGGTGTCTTTGTTTTAGCATTGTGTTAAATAACTCTGATAAATTTGACATACATGCTGAAAAATGTGTCATGATTGGATATTCAAATGAGAAATGGGGGTATAAACTTTGGAGTCTTGATCAAAAATTGATGTTTTATTCTAGGGATGTTAGGTTCTATGAAACTGTTTTTccttttaaagaaaagaaaatgtcTACTGATCTTGATACCTTTCCTGAGGCTAATACCCTAAACTTTTTTGATTTATCTGATTTAAATTACACCCAAACCCCTAACGTTGACCAAACTCCCAATGATGAGAATATTCAAACAAGCACCTCATTAGGACATGGGTCTGAGTAGTCGACTGATTCAAGTGCTACTTTAGGGATGGCTGATAATCAGCAACCCAGTAGTGAAGAATCAGGACAAGACAGGGCTGAGCATGACACTGAATATGAGGACACCAACAATTCTGAGGGAGGAATACAAGATCAACCAAGTACTACTCTTAGGAGATCTTCTAGAAATATCAAATTCCCTTCCAAACTAGATGATTTTGTGGTAGATGGGAAGGTTAAATATGGTCTAGAAAGGGTCCTAAATTATGCTAACTTATCACCTGAAGGGATGTGTTTTGCTACTATCCTTAACAAAAGCTGTAAACCAAAAAACTATTTTGAAGCTAAAACTGATAGTAACTGGGTTGATGCTATGAACTTAGAGATAGAAGCGTTACATAAAAATAACACATGGGAAATTGTTGACCTACCTCCAAATTGAAAAGCTATTGGATGTAAGGGGGTATATAAAATAAAGTACAAATCTAATGGTGAAATAGAAAGATATAAAGCTAGACTTGTCGTTAAAGGTTTTAGCCAAAAAGAAGGCATTGACTTCTTTGACACCTTCTCACCAGTCGTAAAAATGGTCACTATTAGATGTGTTTTGTCCATAGCTGTCCACTTTGACTGGGAAAGATTCCAACTTGATATTAATAATGCTTTCTTTTATGGTGAGCTCAATGAAGAAGTTTATATGTGTTTGCCCGATGGTTATGATCAATCTAATGGGACTAAGGTTTGTAAATTAAAAAAGTCCCTTTATGGCTTAAAACAAGTGCCTAGGATGTGGAACGAAAAACTCGTTTCTGTTCTCCTTAATCTAGGTTTTGAACAAAGTAAGTGTGATCATTCCATGTTTACTATGCAAAAGAATCTAGTTTTATTATTCTTCTTATCTATGTAGATGATATTATTATAACTGGTAATTGTCCTAAACAGGTTAATGAAATTAAATTGCTACTAAAGTCCAAATTTTCAATAAAGAACTTGGGAAAACTACAATATTTTTTAGGTCTTGAAGTTGTTAAAAACACTGCTGACATATGCCTAACTCAAAGAAAATATTGCTTGGACTTACTTGCTAAATTTGGTATGACTGGTTGTAAACCAGTTAATTACCCCATGGAACCCAATCATGTTTTAAACCATTTGTGTGAAAAGGATAATCAACCTTTAACAAACATAACTGTTTATCAAAAACTGGTTGGAAAATTAATTTACCTTTCTCACACTAGACCGGATATTGCATACCCTGTACATTTTCTAAGTCAGTTTATGCATTCTCCCACTCAAGCTCATTTTAAAATTGCGATAAGGCTGTTAAGATATCTAAAGGGTGCCCCAGGCAAAGGAATTCTTTTTGCAAAAGGGGACTCTTTGGGAATGAAGCCCTTCTCTGACTCAGATTGGGCTAAGTGCTTGGGAACCCGAAGGTCTATTACCGGGTTTTGTGTTTTCTTAGGAAATAATTTGGTTTCATGGAAAAGTAAAAAGCAGTCCACCGTCTCTCGATCCTCTGCTGAAGCAGAGTATCGTTCGATGTGTGCTGCGACATGTGAAGTTATGTGGATTTCCAATTTATTAAAGGAATTGAAAGTAGATGTTAATCTGCCCGTTCAATTATTTTGTGATAACACGGCTACTATATCCATAGCAGCCAACCCCGTGTTTCATGAACGCACGAAACATTTTGAAATAGACCTTTATTTTTTAAAAGAGAATATTTCTAAAGGCATCATTCAAACGGTGGGAATCAAAACAAAGGATCAAGCTGCCGATATTCTCACAAAAGGCTTATCTACAGGTCCGCATGAAAAGGTTTGTTCTCTCCTTAACATGTTTGACTGTTTCAAGTACTGAATTGAGAGGGGGTGTTAAAATATATAGAACTCTTATATTTTTCTTTCAATTCAATTCTTTTATATCTCTAATtgttagtgcactacgtctattgacttcatcttgtatcatgtaatagaataggatagaatatccagtgcacgaggttTGAGAAATGAAAAGTGATGGTTAAgcaagtaggtccgcttatgttggacatataagcgaaccacacacaTCACACAGGTCCCCTTATTTGAGcgtccacataagcgaaccttCATCACTATATATATAGTGCACATGTTTAGTTCATTTGGAACGGATctgaacttgtaacgaagtgctgccaaattgcttccaggttgtaaacattgtcaagaatcaatataagaagcattataattagtttgagcgtctgattcatcgattccgcctttaaattagataaacgactcttctgatcgactcattcagggtcaacgatgatccaacaagtggtatcagagctcaggaggaagagtttaaCTCAAATTGGATCCgttttctatcttctacaccttctttttagacttggacaagtttccacggttaaaattggacaagtttttcacagaatgtgtattagtggataataacaaacccttgaaactttcagactaaaattcgaactaaaaatggacaaaatgacTTTCGAATATAGGTCCGCTTTTTGATCAATACACAGGTTCGCTCCAGTGAATATAAGTTGTTGTAGATCCGCTCGAAAATCATAAGGTTCGCTCAAAagattcgctcgaacggacatcaAGTAGATCCGCTCGAACATACATTGTAGATTCGCTTATTTGAACCTGTGAGATCCGCTCGAACAGACACTTACCAGATTCGCTTGAAAGGACATTGTCAGGGTTCGCTCATTCGGTCAAATCTATTGGTCCGCTTATCCATACCTTGATAGATTCGCTTATTTGGTTCAACCGGAGATCCGCTTATCTGTCCAATCAAGTTCGCTTATTCGGTCAAGTTGTTGGTTCGCTCATTTGTTCAAAAGAGTCTCGCTTATTTGTCAAGTCTGGATTTTGCTCATACGTTCATTCTGATTTCGCCCAAGTATTTTCAGAATTTCAAGACATGGCTAATGTTGATCCTGatagatggtggaaagcagattatgcaagatgggaaatcAGAAAACTCAATGAACCATTCAACGAAGCCAAGAAAGCCGAAAGATGGAATGACGTtttggaatgttacatggatccatgGGATAATCCAGTTGTCGAtccatcaaaagtggattttgaagCAGTAATAAATCTGCTTCCAAGGCAAGCTACTTTCAACACACAAAGGTTATCTGATAAAGAGTATTTGCCGAATTTGGAGAAAAAGATAAGAGAAGTTTGTttagcaagtctaccgaaggtggtagaattCAAGAAGAGAACAGATGAAAGGGTGAAAAAGATGGTTGAAGATTGGAAAAAGGAAGCCTTAGGAAAGGTTAAAGCTGATGCagataaaactgaaaagagtttgGAAGTTAAATCTGAAAAAGATGAAGATATTTCAGAAAGAGCTCCAGTTTTTGATCATTCATGCTCATCTGATGAAGAGTGTGATAATGATAGCAAAAAGGCCGATAATGAACAGATTCTGGAGTCACGCTTGAGTTGTGAAaagctgaaatctgaaaatgataaactgttaaatgatttgaacagtttatcattagaaaacaaaattttgaaagaaacagttaaaagtgaaaatTAAAAGGTTTCTTGGATCAAATTagaaaataaatttttaaaagaaaaagaaacagaatttcaagatcgaataagagttttggaaaatgagaagtttgtttttgaaaatgttaaaattgaaaatgaaaaattaatcaagtcacatcttgaaagaatatctcggcttgaaaacgaagctgaaaattcaagaaacaagattgaggaacttgaaaagaaattgaaaggttttgtgacttcatcggatagtttgaagttttcatgtccaaaaccaatcaattctgttccattaagtgacaaggtcacaaattttgacaaagtcaaaattgaagattgtgatgaaatatctgatgatgaaaaagagaagaaaagaaaaatatttttagatttacaagaaaaatttcaaaagactgttttgcaatctactgaagtaggtgaatgctcgaagcaaaaactTGTTAAGAAGAgtgcagaacagaaacaaaaagataaaaatttgaaaaagtctaaaaatgaaaataaaagctcatcagataagtcatccaatcgttatgaaaaaacacaaaaatttaaaaatgaaaactcaaaaagtgttggtaataagtggtgcaggtttgaccatagtgcttcaaagccaaatccaatTTTTCGGAGGAGTGATGactaccacaaagccagacaatgctatgatctgagcgtttggggtgaaggtggtacatggtatgataacagggtgtgttacaactatggttatcaaggacacatcgcTGTTAACTTCCAGAATTGGAGGTTTGAATCAAGAAGATGCTATGAAT from Helianthus annuus cultivar XRQ/B chromosome 10, HanXRQr2.0-SUNRISE, whole genome shotgun sequence harbors:
- the LOC110881937 gene encoding uncharacterized mitochondrial protein AtMg00810-like, with product MVTIRCVLSIAVHFDWERFQLDINNAFFYGELNEEVYMCLPDGYDQSNGTKVLNKVNEIKLLLKSKFSIKNLGKLQYFLGLEVVKNTADICLTQRKYCLDLLAKFGMTGCKPVNYPMEPNHVLNHLCEKDNQPLTNITVYQKLVGKLIYLSHTRPDIAYPVHFLSQFMHSPTQAHFKIAIRLLRYLKGAPGKGILFAKGDSLGMKPFSDSDWAKCLGTRRSITGFCVFLGNNLVSWKSKKQSTVSRSSAEAEYRSMCAATCEVMWISNLLKELKVDVNLPVQLFCDNTATISIAANPVFHERTKHFEIDLYFLKENISKGIIQTVGIKTKDQAADILTKGLSTGPHEKVCSLLNMFDCFKY